A genomic region of Metopolophium dirhodum isolate CAU chromosome 1, ASM1992520v1, whole genome shotgun sequence contains the following coding sequences:
- the LOC132933370 gene encoding ATP-dependent DNA helicase PIF6-like, whose amino-acid sequence MGGCTVLFSGDFRQILPVVTRGTRADEVNASLKRSYLWPYIKILELKTSMRVLCTDQDNINFVKDLLLIGKGEFQATNDKINIKSFCYSVPTITKLVQNVYPNIQNISSKSLKWFQERAILSPTNEQVDKINDLILSRFDAQSQMYYSVDTVLEKEDAVHFPTEFLNSLKPPGVPPHKLILKIGAPIILMRNLSPPTLCNGTRLQIKKLRSSLLECIILTGCGNGKTVLIPRIPIIPSDLPFKFKRIQFPVKLAFAMTINKAQGQTLNVAGIDLIVQCFSHGQLYVALSRVTSKFNLYIFAPDPEKVDNVVYKEIF is encoded by the coding sequence ATGGGTGGCTGCACAGTGTTGTTCTCTGGAGACTTCCGTCAGATCTTGCCTGTGGTTACAAGAGGGACAAGAGCTGATGAAGTCAACGCGTCTTTGAAAAGATCCTACTTATggccttatataaaaatattagaacttAAAACTAGTATGAGAGTGCTATGTACAGATcaagataatataaattttgtcaaagatTTACTTTTAATAGGCAAAGGAGAATTTCAAGCAacgaatgataaaataaatattaaaagtttctgTTATTCAGTACCCACTATAACAAAATTGGTTCAAAACGTGTACCCGAACATTCAAAATATATCTTCTAAATCATTGAAATGGTTTCAAGAAAGGGCTATTTTGTCACCAACAAATGAGCAAGTcgacaaaataaatgatttgatTCTATCTAGGTTTGACGCTCAATCACAAATGTACTATTCAGTTGATACAGTTTTAGAAAAAGAGGATGCAGTCCATTTCCCAACTGAATTTCTTAACTCTTTAAAACCTCCTGGAGTCCCACCACATaaactgattttaaaaataggggcacctattattttaatgagaaaTTTGAGCCCACCCACACTTTGCAACGGTACAAgactacaaatcaaaaaattgagAAGTTCATTACTCGAGTGCATAATATTAACAGGCTGTGGTAAtggaaaaactgttttaatacCAAGAATACCAATTATACCCTCAGATTTACCTTTTAAGTTTAAACGTATTCAATTTCCCGTTAAATTAGCATTTGCAATGACTATAAATAAAGCACAGGGACAAACACTTAACGTTGCTGGAATTGACCTAATTGTTCAATGTTTTTCTCACGGTCAACTATACGTCGCCCTGTCACGTGTGAcatccaaatttaatttgtatatttttgccCCTGATCCAGAAAAAGTTGATAACGTTGTTtataaagaaattttttaa
- the LOC132934270 gene encoding facilitated trehalose transporter Tret1-like: MSKGVRNQIVFSLIATLGAMVMGTILGWTSPANTLLQNGVGFPISVDDLKSFGSIFGIGAVFGALPAGKLSATIGRRYSMVLFEIIIIVGWIFLTMANASWMLLAGRVLQGVGVGALCTVIPTYVAEISQPHIRGTLGTIFQVYVVIGILYSYIIGSVVEYHTFNLLCGIWTILHVVLTFFIPESPYFFMYKKKDKNANTSMKKLREENDADIASELTVIKTEIELQKANQDTFTKVMANKANRKSLLIGIGCMFFQQTSGINAIIFYMGYIFNEIGSSITTNTSVIAVGIVQLVMTFVAMMIVDKAGRRVLLIVSAIVMSISFFCLGLYLEMSRKSVHKDSILSWLPLILIALYISAFSLGFGPIPWVVMGEIFSNEVKPYGTSLATATNWILVFAVTYLTFVTTNSIGFLGLFWIYSLFCALGALFVWYTVPETKNKSLTEIQLKLAGNDNSPSSTNDV; encoded by the exons ATGTCTAAAGGTGTTAGAAATCAAATAGTATTTTCTTTAATCG CTACTCTCGGAGCAATGGTAATGGGTACGATTCTGGGTTGGACGTCACCAGCcaatacattattacaaaatgGAGTTGGCTTTCCGATTTCCGTAGACGATTTAAAGAGTTTTGGTTCCATTTTTGGTATCGGTGCGGTTTTTGGCGCATTACCTGCCGGTAAGTTATCGGCAACGATCGGCCGCCGTTACAGTATGGTATTATTTGAGATCATCATCATCGTTGGATGGATATTTCTCACCATGGCCAATGCTTCATGGATGTTATTGGCAGGCAGAGTACTACAGGGCGTTGGCGTTGGTGCACTATGTACAGTCATACCGACCTACGTTGCTGAAATTTCTCAACCACATATTAGAG GTACTTTGGGAACAATATTTCAAGTCTATGTAGTAATTGGAATTCTTTATTCCTACATAATCGGCTCGGTGGTCGAATaccatacatttaatttgttatgtGGGATTTGGACTATTTTACATGTGGTACTAACGTTTTTCATACCCGAATCACCATATTTCTTTATGTATAAGAAGAAAGACAAAAATGCTAATACATCAATGAAAAAACTTCGAGAAGAAAATGATGCAGACATTGCTAGCGAATTAACCGTGATAAAG acGGAAATTGAACTTCAAAAAGCTAATCAGGACACATTTACTAAAGTGATGGCTAACAAGGCCAATCGCAAGTCACTCTTGATCGGTATTGGTTGTATGTTTTTCCAGCAGACGAGTGGAATAAATGCTATCATCTTCTATATGGGTTACATATTTAACGAAATTGGAAGCTCGATAACCACAAATACTTCAGTTATAGCTGTCGGAATAGTTcag cTCGTAATGACATTCGTAGCAATGATGATTGTAGACAAGGCTGGTCGTCGAGTATTATTGATAGTTTCAGCAATTGTGATGAGCATTAGTTTCTTCTGCTTAGGTTTATACCTTGAAATGAGCCGCAAATCAGTCCATAAAGACTCAATTCTATCGTGGCTACCACTGATTCTCATTGCGTTATATATTTCGGCTTTCTCTTTGGGCTTTGGACCTATTCCATGGGTAGTTATGGGAGAGATATTCTCCAACGAA GTCAAACCGTATGGCACAAGCTTAGCTACTGCTACAAACTGGATTTTGGTATTTGCAGTAACATACTTAACATTTGTTACTACAAATTCGATTGGTTTTCTTGGTCTTTTTTggatatatagtttattttgtgCGTTGGGTGCCCTATTCGTGTGGTATACAGTCCCAGAGACGAAGAATAAAAGTTTGACTGAGATACAGTTGAAGTTGGCGGGTAACGATAACTCTCCGTCATCAACTAATGATGTTTAA